Within the Gossypium raimondii isolate GPD5lz chromosome 12, ASM2569854v1, whole genome shotgun sequence genome, the region atcttataactttatttacaatcaaaccacaaaataactaatatttagatACTCTAGGTAAATGCcgacacaaagaaataaacatcaccatatttgagttcgggatcattgttggatgctgaatcagcgatcaaaattaagtacttaacatgcgcacggaaaacaaaaccgtacgctgagtaaaaactcagtggtatttctataatccgaatatttaaaaataaaacaataaaatatgtataataaaatgttaagcacaattgaacatttaaaatcacaCAATACTCGAttttcatcacttgctatatataataccttttcataatttattcacgtatcatttaaacaatggcaCTATCCATTCCACAATCAATTTATGAGTATATAACTTGtgtattccatgtatttacgacatatttcacattctattttcagtttactatctcatatttttattcttagcccaaattaaattttatagaacacaccggatatacgaaacaaatacagaggtgcattGTTATGCACTAATGGACAGAGAGAACTAAAGTGCTATACAGAGAGCACATATGTGCTAAACAGAGAGCAGTGACGTGCTAgtaatcagagagcaccaacgtgctaataatcagagagcgcgctaaagttccttaatggcatgccactaatatcccagtagttctaaattccatctacttgggcattaaggctgaattttatacatataaaaaataattcaattatcatatttgcacaatttcacatttacacatatatattaataatatatattccactttaattcaaccaatataatttcatcacatatcaagacaatccatttcaattgtaaaaaaaaaaaacaataattctcacctcaatcacttactataacatttaattaaaaatacaacaattaataattagattcgaattatagaaatacaaaccaggaattccgagctattcctcgtcgactataattttttcctttttagtcgAGAATTTCAGTATGACGAttgctacggaattaaaacaattaaaaatcatcaatacaataccattcaatctcacattaaatatttcaaattttactcaatattttcctaaatttcaatttagtccctaaaccgatactaacttttattctcaaaactaatttcatattttcattccattcccactttaaactaatttaactatctaatttcaccataaatccttaatttcaaaattctctcaatttagttcCCATTAATTCAAaacctataatttattttacaaatcaaccctttactaacttctaacttgaaattcaatcaatttaacccctaattagtcaattaattcaacataacTCATGTCTAAAATCAActatctttcaaaatttcaacataaaccatgaaatattttattctagaactccaaaactcaaaattacaagaaaagggattaaattgacttaacaaattaactttgaactttgaaaccccaaattttccttttccttttctttctttctttctccctgtttcttctctgttttcgtttttcatttctgtttcaattatcttttctctcttttatttcttttataatataatataatataatatataacttaacttttaagtaataatattataataataataatatattttaactttagatttaaaaaaatctacttatgccgcctcaacttTAGAAAAGGCATAATTtcctatttggtccttttaacttttctttaatctttaattaaacttttatctctattacaatttaattcttttaatcaattaaccatcgaaacattaaaatttcttaacgaaactttaatactacctaatgacactccgtaaatatttataaaaatatttacggctcattttaatatcgaggtctcgatacctcgttttcgacccaatttacctaataatttcttttaaatcacaaaattcactaattcaaaatatttctaaaatcacgcttaacttataattattaattaataaaaattttaacttttcatcgaatttagtgatctcaaaccACTGTTCGACACTATTGAAAGTTGGGTTGTTACATactatgtaattttatttaattgttacattttacaaaaaatatttcctaaaattacaatatatataaggTAAGAGTTTGTTTAAAAATCATAGGGTAATTGTTTGAAATTGCccacataattattcaaattctcAACAACACCATAAGAATTAGAGAGTATAAACGGAACATTGTATTACACTAAATTTAATGAGACTCACCAATTACAATAATTAGCGAATATAACAGCGTGTAACTAATTACTCAATAActttccaaaaaatatataaaatttgaaattttagatttcagttttttaatataatttaaagaattagatgcatatataatgttaaatttaattatggtatagagtatatatttaaaatatttatatgtgttttagtacataaattcatactaattttaaactaaaattcattTCTTAATATCAAAATACTCAAACACGAACTACGTTTTATTCATGAATTGCTTctcaaaaggaaaaagaaagtttatttacgatgaatgaattaatttaacagTGATGAATGAATTGTAATGTTTCCATGGAAGATAaagataatgataaaattttcaatttagagtttttaaattagtaaagataccttaaaaatgataaaaatgataGAATCATTTCTTAGCTCTACTGTGAGATACTAGGAGGACTAAATCCTCTTCATAATTCTCCTCTCAGTCCTACTATCATTAATGATATCATAATGAAGAAAGAGACGCCGAGAGAACCAAATCTTCTTCACAATTTTCCTCTCACTCCTATTGACATTAATGATATTATTGTGAAGAGAGAAACATTCTCTTCATGATTCTTCTCTCAGTCCTACTGTCATTAACGATATCATCATAAAGAGAGAGACACTAAAAGGACCAAATCCTCAATCCTATTGTTATTAATGATGTCATCGTGAAAAGAGCAATAGAACAAGGACCGAATCCTCTTCATAATTTTCCTATTCCATCATAAAGAGAAAAGCACTAGGAGGATCGAGCCCTTCTCATAGTTGTTCTCCTCCAAGCTATTGGCATTACTAATTTTTGTCAATTTCGTTAATgtgataattaataaattttaaatgaaataaatattaaatacattatttatgaaatattgtCTGAATTGAGTTAAAAGGTTGTTGTAACAAGTATGGAAAACAACCAacaaatttttatgtaatttggtGTAAACCTTTTTGGACTAAGACAATGTTAGAGTATGAAAGaagtaaataacaaataatcacGTCGTTTCGAGAAGATGTGTGGTAAAACCATTTACACTTGGTGTCTAGTCTCAAATGTAATAACCATATTTTGTTCGAGtcgattgaattttaattttaaaaatgaataaattacatcataagtcacttaattattgtttcttttttttttttgttatctaattatcatttttcttctaatttggtcacccaactaatCGAGATCTTTTTTTGGTCTATTTTCGTCAAGTGCTGTTTAGCCTCTGACAAGAGAGTGATGTGATAGTTAAAAAAtcggtataataataaatttaacccttaacttttacatgttatatttataaataaaaaaactcctcAAAGTTTACAAATAGtctcaatttattaaaaaacaacaattcaatttactaaaataattaatgatcaaattcgattatttttaaaaggataaatgtcaaatttaactaaagaaaaagattagaataaaattgataaatatcacattatacttttttatttttctacataAAAAGGAATGGTTGATATTTCGTTGGAGCCACATGTGATCATTATCGGCCATGTTTCTTTTGAACGATGGGTCCCCACAAAAACACAGTCACAATTATGATTTGACTTTGTTGTTCGACGAAATCAACAAtcagaataaataataaaaattgaatattaaatttaaaatttgagtatgacaaatatttttttaaaataggaatatattataaatatgatgaaaattttatattataacaCAATTATGATATATAAACAGGGATTAAGAAGTCGGTAATCAATGTTCGTGCTAAGTGTCCTATGAATTGTTGGAAGCCTCTCAAATTTCACGTGGTGTATAGTTTcatgtatgtgaattaataaAGACAAGACAGATGTGATACCCATTGCCCATTAAGCCCTAAGGGGACAAAAAGTGTCACGGTTTCCCTGGGAAGCATGTTGTTTTGGGCTTTTCTTTTTGTGATAAGTAGGACCCTGGATTGGGGAAACAAGGTTCACCTTCATTCTCCAATTCCAAACCCTTATTCGATGGAATTTGTTTTGCTATCTATCACTTTAGTGGAAGAGACTTGCGCATGATCTCTTACCCACTTGTCTTTTTCAGCCGGGCCATATTTATAGTAAAACAAGAGGAATTTTATAATAGGGAGTAATTTTCAGAGATTGagctaaaaattttgttttaaaatggtttaaactaaaaatctatttctcaaaattggaatttttaataaaaaggctaatagagattaaattaaattattaaaattaggaaaatattgaaattgtaattgtACCATTTAATTAAGAGGGCCTGGCTATGCCCTGATGAACCATGGGCAGTCTGTATTTAGCGTGTACATTCATAATTATCCACACAACATTTTGCCTTCACCTTCTAAACAACCCAGAAGCTCAACAAAGTGGAAATAGTTGCATGCAGCAACTAGCAACGccctttttctttgtattttcataCTTATTACTGCAAGCCTTGCTAATCGATAAGTAAAATaagtgagaaaaaagaaaaaaaatgaaatacaatttGCATAGGAAATGAATTGTACAAGTACATGCTTTTGTAATAACAGGTCACTTCTTGGTGCGGGCATACTGGTTGATAAAAGCCAAGGAAATGCTTGTCAACTGTGCAACTTTCTCGATTACAATCCTGACGGAGGCTTTGACATCACCATCCATTGTAGTCTCGGAGAAACCATCCATGCAAGTATCTTCATCGGTCAAAGCTGCACTAACCCATGTTTGGATATCACTCATTCTGAAAGCAAAGCTTTTGCCTTCAATCTCTTCCATTTCAGGAATAGACTTTGTTAGTTCATCGACCGAGTCACTTATTTCTTCCACGCAATCGTGAAGAGGCGCAGCCTCAGTAGGCTTTATGCCCTGCGTTTTGCAGAGCTCCGTCAGGTTTTTGGAAGCCGAGAACGTGGTGTTAAGTGTCAAATTGAGGGACTTGGTAGCTAATATTTTGGGATCGGCTTGGATTTCGGTTGCGTAGCTAGAAAAGGCGGCGAAACAGAGGTCAGGGTAGGTGGTGGCAGCACAGGAAGTTTTGATGAACTCTGTATTTGTGTCAGAGCTGAGAATTCTTCTATATGCTTGGCAGTAGTTTGGGTTAGTTGTAAAGagaaataagatgaaaatagcTGCTAGTGAAAAGGGTGGACTAACTgccattttgatttctttaattttgctatttctgGGGAAAAGCTTGAAAGATTGATAAATGTTTGGGAAGAGAGAGGACTTAATTTATAGGAAGGAGAAAAAAGAAGCAGCTCACGAGTCATGACTGTGGTTCCAACAAAAACAGCTTGATAAATGAAAGGTAGCAAATGAAGCCAATGCTTTGGGGTTAAAATCGGATTGCGACAAATTGGATTTTGTACGTGATGAgaagttattttatttgatagggttgaaagaaaaacaaatttgtaATAGATGATGTAAAATATTAACGTATAATATTTGTTGTAGTGCATAAGTAATGagatatatcattattaaattaactaaaaattttgaaagatttttaaataattattaataattttacgaTTTGGCTCTTACAGTAtactcatttttcattttggcatctttttttgttccaatttggTATTTAAAGTACACTTACTTCACAATTTGGTGCTAAAAGTATAtttctcttatatttttttgaataactTACATCAGGATGATCTAAAACTTTTTAGGTACCAATAAAAtttcgtcacactatcaaaattttaaaatatgaaattattattatacaccCATTCATATTCAACCTACTCTCCAActtcagttttcttttttaaaagaaaaacataagtaattaacataaaaaaatcaaataacataagaaactttttcttattAATGAAGATTCTATACAAtatgatttttacttttaaaaatatataatagaaaatttaaaatgaaaactaaatttcttttaaaaaattggttgcataaaaataaaaaatattaacttcgaacaaaacaaaatgattaaaaattgtaaaaagaaaaagaaaaatgtttgtttataatttaaaaattaattattttaagtaatttcattaaagttaaattaagttggagaaaatagtagatatagataaatgtataataatactttgttacctttaaattttaatgatgtgACACTATTTTATTGATGCCTAAAGGCTATGTTTTTAGGATgatcctaatataatttatacccATATTTTTAGTCATCCTTTTATAGATgttaaaaaaatcttataacCAATCACAAAGcgtatttttatgaaaaaaacaaattttttcttttattaaatgcaatacatattaaaaatataaaagattaaatatatataaattttagaaaaaacatataaattataaaaatatagaaaaataaaatttataaaaaacacgttaattgcaaagaaattagttgaaattgataaaattattacaaaactttcaaaaatatttaaaagtttaaaaataatttttataaaattataaaattctaaagaatatttaaatttcaagttttttgcaattacatgaaatttaaatacctttgtaattttatatattattttaaaatttataattatatattttagaattttataaaaaattattttaaactttttatatattatatattatttttttacgtttaaatcaatataatatatataatactattttttttaaatgacacATGGTGTGTTCTAATTACATCATGTGGCCGATCAACACCCGACCAACAGTCGATTAAGGTCGGTCAaagttaaaagtattttttaatattttaatatttcatattataattttttattttaatattttaattttaaataaacttaaatgtcACATGACAATTTTTCATTGTCCAAAACATGTCACGTGTTTTTTCATTGGCCAAAGttgcttaatattttttttaacattcaTTACAAAATGGGCAAAAAATAGAGGAAATTGAtattttaggtaccaaattggaataaaaaagtttatgtaccaaaatgagggattaaatcatgaattaagccatattttcatttactaattttttaaataatatatttttaaataaagtttctaaattataaaagatcaCATTAGTGATGATATTTTTGCAATGTTATAAGTGAGAttgcaacaaaaataaaagttaaaagctGAAATGAAAAACCACGAAACGTTGCGggtaaattttacaaattaaatttagactgaaagtaaaataaaatctaaacgGAGAATCCGAACATAATTTAACAACATAGAATCTCAAAAGTTAAAGATTTTGttgacaaaatattaaaaatattaaaataatcacatttctgaataaatgataaatcttaTTAATCTTCGAAAGTGGTacaagaaatttaaaagaagaacAGTAAgataattaaagaaaacaacACTCTGGTATTGCAAATTTAGCTCAAGCATCAATTTCTTCCAATGAATAATATTCCAAAAGCAAAAGTATTGGGTACATTAATTTGCAAAAACTGTAAATGCGAAAAACCTCACTCAATGGGCAACACAGATAGCAATATCATTTATGAGTGGCAGCATAGCGGTTGACGAAAGCCAAAGCAATGCTCGTCAAATGAGCAACCTTCACTACTCGTCTTCTCACTCTACTTCTGAATTTACGGTTAATGGATTTCCCAGACAAGCCATCCATGCAGGTATCATCATCAGTCAAAGCTGCACTCACCCATGTCTGTATATCACTCATTTGACTTCGGAAAGTGCTGCCTCCAGCCCCATGCCGACTTAGTTTCCCGATTGAGTCTTTCAGCTCATCGATAGAGTCCCCTAGTTCTTCCACACAAACACGCAACGCCGCCGCCTCTCTGCGCTTCAACCCGTGGCGTTTGGAGAGGGTTATCATTGATTTCGTAGCGAAACGAGTGGTGTTGAATGCCAAGGAGAGGGCTGTGGTGGCTAACAACCTAGGGCTACCTCCGATTCTGGTCGCATATCGAGAGAAGGTAACGAAACACAAGCTAGGTTGAAGGGTAGTACGGCAAGAGGTTCTAATAAACCGAGTGTTCCTTCCACTGTGACGGATCGGTGTCGCAGCTGAACATGAATTCAGGTTCGTTGCGAGCTGAATGAGGATGATGAGAGCAGTTATTGAGAAGTAAGAACCAGCGGCTGCCATTTGCTCTTGGTATAAGCTGAAAGAAACTCAAATGCTCTTTTAGATGGACGTCttaatttatagaaaaaataacCTACagatatcaattcaataaattattaatttctttattaatattataaatttataaattaattacttattaCCTTCTCTTAGAATATTGATGTTACCTACGacttaattagtttatttagcCATACTTTTTCATCCATGATTCAGGGAGAAACAAGCTGGACATGTGTGTTATAGAGTCAAACCGATTTAAAGGTCGGCTAGCTCTACATTATTTCACAAAATTGTGCTCACTGAAAccataatttattgaaaaatacaatttaaaataactcGATGACAGATGATGATGAAGACATCAACTTCTCAAAACTGCaggattttttaaataatagaagATTGTGACTTTCCTATGTGCGAAAGAGAATGAACGTGCATTCACAACATCCTAATGCTTAATGTCGTCAATGGCCTGCATATTCTGCTACAGAATATCCCCAAGTTTCAATCACCCAAAACAGTACcattaaattaatcaagaaatcAAAGGCAAGGCAAAAAGATATACTAATTAGTACGGTTTACGATAACAATTAAGACACATATGGAAGATAATGGGCAGCCACTTTAAATCAATGATTGCAGGGGAGATTATAGTGAAGAttttcatccatcggatgctgtTATATACCCCAAAATATTGGTG harbors:
- the LOC105765140 gene encoding 21 kDa protein is translated as MAVSPPFSLAAIFILFLFTTNPNYCQAYRRILSSDTNTEFIKTSCAATTYPDLCFAAFSSYATEIQADPKILATKSLNLTLNTTFSASKNLTELCKTQGIKPTEAAPLHDCVEEISDSVDELTKSIPEMEEIEGKSFAFRMSDIQTWVSAALTDEDTCMDGFSETTMDGDVKASVRIVIEKVAQLTSISLAFINQYARTKK
- the LOC105762534 gene encoding 21 kDa protein, producing the protein MAAAGSYFSITALIILIQLATNLNSCSAATPIRHSGRNTRFIRTSCRTTLQPSLCFVTFSRYATRIGGSPRLLATTALSLAFNTTRFATKSMITLSKRHGLKRREAAALRVCVEELGDSIDELKDSIGKLSRHGAGGSTFRSQMSDIQTWVSAALTDDDTCMDGLSGKSINRKFRSRVRRRVVKVAHLTSIALAFVNRYAATHK